From Populus trichocarpa isolate Nisqually-1 chromosome 19, P.trichocarpa_v4.1, whole genome shotgun sequence, a single genomic window includes:
- the LOC7467425 gene encoding ubiquitin-conjugating enzyme E2 30 produces MASKRINKELRDLQKDPPTACSAGPAGSDMFHWQATIMGPADSPYAGGVFSVNIHFPPDYPFKPPKVSFKTKVYHPNINSNGSICLDILKEQWSPALTISKVLLSICSLLTDPNPNDPLVPEIAHIYTTDRVKYDATARAWTQKYAMS; encoded by the exons ATGGCTTCAAAACGGATTAACAAGGAATTGAGGGACTTGCAGAAGGATCCTCCTACTGCTTGCAGTGCAG GCCCTGCTGGTAGTGACATGTTCCATTGGCAAGCAACAATTATGGGTCCAGCAGACAGCCCATACGCTGGGGGTGTGTTCTCTGTTAACATACACTTCCCTCCTGATTACCCATTCAAGCCACCCAAG GTTTCCTTTAAGACAAAAGTTTATcatccaaacattaacagcaATGGCAGTATCTGTCTTGACATTCTCAAGGAGCAATGGAGCCCAGCCTTGACAATTTCAAAG GTGTTGTTGTCGATATGCTCGCTGTTGACAGATCCAAATCCCAATGATCCCCTGGTGCCTGAGATTGCTCATATCTACACGACTGATAGAGTCAAGTATGATGCTACTGCTCGAGCCTGGACTCAGAAATATGCTATGAGCTAG